The following are encoded in a window of Ruminiclostridium herbifermentans genomic DNA:
- the hpf gene encoding ribosome hibernation-promoting factor, HPF/YfiA family, producing MKTIINGKNIEITEGLRERVTKKISKLNRFFEKEVEAHVTLGVQKLRQTAEITISYNGIVFRAEESNEDMYVSIDKAVDLIERQIRKNKTRLEKKLYENDFRVENFTFTDTEEVPEEKEFKIVRSKRFAIKPMDVEEAILQMNLLGHEFFMFFNAETNHSNVVYKRKDGNYGLIEPEF from the coding sequence ATGAAAACTATAATTAATGGAAAAAACATTGAGATTACGGAAGGACTAAGAGAAAGAGTAACAAAAAAGATTTCAAAGTTAAATAGATTTTTTGAAAAAGAGGTTGAAGCACATGTAACCTTAGGGGTTCAAAAACTAAGACAGACAGCGGAAATAACTATTTCTTATAATGGTATTGTTTTTAGAGCTGAAGAGTCAAATGAAGACATGTATGTTTCAATTGATAAGGCAGTTGATTTAATAGAAAGACAAATCAGAAAGAATAAGACAAGACTTGAGAAGAAGCTTTACGAAAATGATTTCAGGGTTGAGAATTTTACATTTACAGATACAGAGGAGGTACCTGAAGAGAAGGAATTCAAAATAGTTAGATCAAAGAGATTTGCAATTAAGCCAATGGATGTAGAAGAAGCTATTCTTCAAATGAATTTACTTGGACACGAATTCTTTATGTTCTTTAATGCAGAGACTAACCATAGCAACGTAGTTTATAAGAGAAAAGACGGAAACTATGGTTTGATTGAACCAGAATTCTAA
- a CDS encoding shikimate kinase produces MNNIVLIGMPSSGKSTVGVIVAKHLGMSFVDTDVLLQTQNNRRLQDIINTDGIDKFLEIEENTVLSLNLCNTVIATGGSAVYSEKAMKHLKANAIVVYLNINMKTVKRRLRNIKTRGVVLSPGQTLEEIYQKRKPLYEKYADIIIDSSENSIDETVEAIIEKLDF; encoded by the coding sequence TTGAATAATATAGTGCTGATAGGTATGCCAAGTTCAGGAAAAAGCACAGTAGGAGTAATTGTTGCAAAGCACTTAGGAATGTCATTTGTAGATACTGACGTTCTTCTGCAAACACAAAATAATAGAAGATTACAGGACATAATAAACACAGATGGAATAGATAAATTTCTAGAAATAGAGGAAAATACAGTTCTTTCACTTAACCTATGTAACACTGTAATTGCTACAGGAGGAAGTGCTGTATACAGCGAAAAAGCAATGAAACACTTAAAAGCCAATGCAATAGTAGTGTATTTAAATATAAATATGAAGACTGTTAAAAGAAGATTAAGAAATATAAAAACAAGAGGTGTAGTACTAAGTCCGGGGCAGACCTTAGAGGAGATTTATCAAAAGAGAAAGCCACTATATGAGAAATACGCAGACATTATTATTGATAGTTCTGAGAACTCAATAGATGAAACAGTAGAAGCAATTATTGAAAAATTGGATTTCTAG